In Drosophila pseudoobscura strain MV-25-SWS-2005 chromosome 4, UCI_Dpse_MV25, whole genome shotgun sequence, the following proteins share a genomic window:
- the LOC4816215 gene encoding glutamic acid-rich protein — protein sequence MRSRTELVTTTFVESDEEEDYSPDDDSDSEEDWRPTKKRPPKQPRIGVAIAGGSGAGGAAGASGGPGGGEGGRKRKAAGTAAKAKRRHSKVDSDDESDDDDDDDLETDPSDEDFEYPLASTSKRPQSLPPKKQFVKLHQVDLLMKKADLLDKDWMKNTRLCLWRKDVQASLLQKFLRVKSEPGEEQLLFTSSSVYSSWDEQQIGDYLEVKANCLDPNNRRFKLHDLEGIMKVSQELLEEQDKEDPDEEAAPPGADDDDEEDEGNPEDPELEPESEPVPDLEEDEEEDEALDEEEEAEDEGQDHTDETDP from the exons ATGCGAAGTCGCACCGAGCTGGTGACCACCACATTTGTGGAGAGCGACGAAGAGGAGGACTACAGTCCAGACGACGATTCCGACTCGGAGGAGGACTGGCGACCCACCAAGAAGCGGCCACCAAAGCAGCCACGTATCGGCGTAGCCATTGCTGGAGGTTCGGGTGCAGGTGGAGCTGCAGGTGCAAGCGGGGGACCAGGCGGCGGTGAGGGCGGTCGCAAGAGAAAGGCTGCTGGAACGGCCGCCAAGGCCAAGCGTCGCCACTCGAAGGTGGACAGCGACGACGAatccgacgacgacgacgacgatgacctAGAAACGGATCCCAGCGACGAGGACTTTGAGTATCCACTGGCCAGCACCTCGAAGCGGCCGCAGAGTCTGCCCCCGAAGAAGCAGTTCGTGAAGCTCCACCAGGTGGATCTGCTGATGAAGAAGGCTGACCTCCTCGACAAGGATTGGATGAAGAACACTCGCCTCTGCCTGTGGCGCAAGGATGTGCAGGCGAGTCTCCTGCAGAAGTTTCTCAGAGTAAAGTCGGAGCCCGGCGAGGAGCAGCTGCTCTTCACTTCCAGCTCGGTG TATTCCAGCTGGGATGAGCAGCAAATTGGCGACTACTTGGAGGTGAAGGCCAACTGCTTGGACCCCAACAATCGACGGTTCAAGCTGCACGATCTGGAGGGCATTATGAAGGTATCCCAGGAGTTGCTCGAGGAGCAGGATAAGGAGGACCCGGATGAGGAGGCTGCTCCACCTGGTgctgatgacgacgacgaagaaGATGAAGGAAATCCCGAGGACCccgagctggagccagagtcagagccagtgccagatctggaggaggatgaggaggaagACGAAGCCctcgacgaggaggaggaagccGAGGACGAAGGCCAAGATCATACCGATGAAACAGAtccataa